The following proteins are co-located in the Rippkaea orientalis PCC 8801 genome:
- a CDS encoding VOC family protein has protein sequence MLQIFSQVALTCKDPMTTEDFYSKYFGFKRARVAKLPDGDQIVFIKMADSAFYFEIFQAKEEAPIAPAINDGYQFPSVRHLAFKVNDVDAKLAEMGDDAKITLGPLNFDDFIPGWRTVWLADPDDRIIEISQGFIDED, from the coding sequence ATGTTACAAATTTTTTCTCAAGTCGCTCTTACTTGCAAAGACCCAATGACGACTGAAGACTTTTACTCGAAATACTTTGGATTTAAACGAGCTAGAGTCGCTAAGCTACCTGATGGTGATCAAATTGTTTTTATCAAAATGGCCGATAGTGCCTTCTATTTTGAAATTTTTCAAGCGAAGGAAGAAGCACCCATTGCTCCCGCAATTAATGATGGTTATCAGTTTCCCTCTGTCCGTCATCTAGCCTTTAAAGTCAATGATGTAGATGCGAAACTAGCGGAGATGGGTGATGATGCAAAAATTACCCTAGGTCCGCTCAATTTTGATGATTTTATCCCAGGTTGGCGTACGGTTTGGCTGGCTGATCCAGATGACAGAATTATTGAAATTAGTCAGGGATTTATCGATGAAGATTAA
- a CDS encoding DUF2442 domain-containing protein codes for MESLNLTEEMLQAEINQAREAAKIADSQDLRAQSVYYDSQARQVVINLTNGSTFFCPTDLIEGLTNAADEDLKEIEITPCKEGLHWENLDI; via the coding sequence ATGGAGAGTCTTAATTTAACAGAGGAAATGCTTCAAGCAGAAATTAATCAAGCAAGGGAAGCTGCTAAAATCGCTGATTCTCAAGACCTTCGCGCTCAATCAGTGTATTATGATAGTCAAGCAAGACAAGTCGTTATTAACTTAACTAACGGTAGCACTTTTTTCTGTCCGACTGACCTGATTGAAGGGTTAACTAATGCTGCTGACGAAGATTTAAAAGAGATTGAAATTACTCCATGTAAAGAAGGATTACACTGGGAAAATTTGGATATATAG
- a CDS encoding AAA family ATPase yields MQITSLTIKNYKAFQNITINNMPRFCVFVGANGTGKSTLFDVFGFLRDSLKNNVRQSLQVRGGFKEVITREHEDEDICFEVKFRMKILDKERLVTYVLKIGLENNKPIIKREMLRYKRGSQGSPFHFLDFKNGQGFAITNEEDFDKTDEELTREQQILDAADTLAIKGLGQFQRFKAASAFRLLIENWHVSDFHISAARGSKDAGYAEHLSTTGDNLPLVAQYIYENHKDIFDDILNKMKQRVPGVSKVEAKETDDGRLILKFQDQSFHDPFIARYVSDGTIKMFAYLVLLHDPHPHPLLCVEEPENQLYPLLLQELAEEFEAYTRSEGQVFVSTHSPDFLNAVDLNNIFWLEKHEGITKVYRASEQELLKNLCQEGDLPGYLWQQGLFGGIVPK; encoded by the coding sequence ATGCAAATTACTTCATTGACAATTAAAAATTATAAAGCCTTTCAAAATATTACTATTAATAATATGCCGAGATTTTGCGTATTTGTTGGTGCAAATGGTACAGGAAAAAGTACACTTTTTGATGTTTTTGGGTTTCTCAGAGACTCTCTTAAAAACAATGTTCGTCAAAGTTTACAGGTGAGAGGGGGATTTAAAGAAGTAATTACACGAGAACATGAAGATGAAGACATTTGTTTTGAAGTTAAATTTAGGATGAAAATTCTTGACAAAGAAAGATTAGTTACTTATGTTTTAAAAATCGGGCTAGAGAATAACAAACCCATTATAAAGCGAGAAATGCTTCGTTATAAACGTGGTAGTCAAGGCTCTCCTTTTCATTTTTTAGACTTTAAGAATGGTCAAGGTTTTGCTATAACCAATGAGGAAGATTTTGACAAAACTGATGAAGAACTAACTCGTGAACAGCAAATCCTTGATGCAGCAGATACTTTAGCAATTAAAGGACTCGGACAATTTCAACGATTTAAAGCTGCTAGTGCATTCCGACTTTTAATTGAAAATTGGCACGTCTCTGATTTTCATATTAGTGCTGCTAGGGGTAGTAAAGATGCTGGATATGCAGAACATTTATCTACAACAGGTGATAATTTACCTTTAGTTGCTCAATATATTTATGAAAACCATAAAGATATTTTTGATGACATTCTCAATAAAATGAAGCAAAGAGTCCCTGGAGTTTCTAAAGTAGAAGCAAAAGAAACTGACGATGGACGTTTAATTTTAAAATTTCAAGATCAATCGTTTCATGATCCTTTTATTGCTCGTTATGTTTCTGATGGAACTATTAAAATGTTTGCTTATCTTGTTTTATTACATGATCCCCATCCCCATCCTCTTTTATGTGTAGAAGAACCAGAGAATCAACTCTATCCTTTATTATTACAAGAATTAGCCGAAGAATTTGAAGCTTATACCCGTTCAGAAGGACAGGTTTTTGTTAGCACTCACTCCCCCGATTTTCTTAATGCAGTTGATTTAAACAATATATTCTGGTTAGAAAAACATGAAGGAATTACCAAAGTTTATCGCGCTTCTGAGCAAGAATTATTAAAGAATTTATGTCAAGAAGGAGACTTACCTGGATATTTATGGCAACAGGGACTTTTTGGAGGTATTGTTCCTAAATGA
- the tadA gene encoding tRNA adenosine(34) deaminase TadA — protein sequence MTPYIIHRYWMEKALNQAKLAGEIGEVPVGAIIVDHQGNLLAETGNRKETNQDPTAHAEMLAIRQASQRLQTWHLNNCTLYVTLEPCPMCTGALIQSRLGLLVYGCDEPKSGTIRTVMNLPDSACSNHRLAVISGILEEECRQQLQQWFRERRH from the coding sequence ATGACCCCCTATATTATTCATCGTTATTGGATGGAAAAAGCCTTAAACCAAGCTAAACTAGCAGGAGAAATAGGAGAAGTTCCTGTCGGAGCAATTATTGTTGATCATCAAGGTAACTTATTAGCTGAGACAGGAAACCGCAAAGAAACTAACCAAGATCCTACCGCTCATGCAGAAATGTTAGCCATTCGTCAAGCGAGTCAACGGTTACAGACTTGGCACTTAAATAACTGTACTCTCTACGTTACTCTTGAACCCTGTCCCATGTGTACAGGAGCTCTGATTCAGTCCCGTTTAGGATTATTAGTCTATGGATGCGATGAGCCCAAATCAGGGACAATTCGGACAGTAATGAATTTACCAGATAGTGCCTGTTCTAATCATCGTTTAGCCGTTATTTCAGGTATTCTCGAAGAAGAGTGTCGCCAACAACTACAACAATGGTTTAGGGAACGACGGCATTAA
- a CDS encoding pentapeptide repeat-containing protein, whose amino-acid sequence MKKIASILLLTPLLLTSVVRAENPSSVERLLTTRECVGCDLENANLKGMNLEGANLEKANLKNANLERANLKNANLKQAILQDAKLTEAQLEGVMLDGVNFINAKLKGVNLSGVNLKGVNFVNAEMDGIILTNANLEGAQMRGVTLEGANLDGANLQGVDLTVHDEERANLTGASLKNADLSGGFLRGIRLKNANLEGANLSKTDFSRDIPNNTTAKGALNVATTPIPLIFPGAILGVIGDVAINEASALNADVSYANLEGANLQDSNLEDINFESSNLKNANLQNANLNNAYLVNTNLTNANLSSANLTNINMQGVNLSYANLMGANLDGSYLVNANLSHGNLESAHLTSINMSGAQLSNANLSEAKLTDSNLSNSNLCSATMPDGSISQIGCTAVNLDK is encoded by the coding sequence ATGAAAAAAATTGCTTCAATTCTTCTCCTAACTCCTCTGTTACTAACCTCGGTTGTTAGAGCAGAAAATCCGAGTTCAGTAGAACGATTATTAACCACAAGAGAATGTGTTGGTTGCGACTTAGAAAATGCTAATCTCAAAGGCATGAATTTAGAAGGAGCCAATCTCGAAAAAGCAAATTTAAAAAATGCCAATTTGGAGAGAGCTAACCTGAAGAATGCTAACTTAAAACAAGCCATTTTGCAAGATGCGAAATTAACCGAAGCTCAACTCGAAGGCGTTATGCTTGATGGGGTTAATTTTATTAATGCCAAGCTAAAAGGGGTTAATTTAAGCGGAGTGAACCTTAAAGGGGTTAATTTCGTCAATGCGGAGATGGATGGCATTATCTTAACGAATGCTAACCTAGAAGGAGCCCAGATGAGGGGTGTCACCCTCGAAGGAGCCAACCTAGACGGAGCTAACTTACAGGGAGTTGATTTAACGGTTCATGACGAAGAACGAGCCAATTTAACGGGTGCAAGTCTAAAAAATGCTGACTTGTCAGGGGGTTTTCTGCGGGGTATCAGACTAAAAAACGCTAACCTTGAAGGCGCAAATCTTTCTAAAACCGACTTTAGCCGCGATATTCCTAATAATACCACCGCTAAAGGAGCTCTTAATGTCGCTACTACCCCCATTCCTTTAATTTTTCCTGGGGCAATTTTGGGGGTTATTGGAGACGTAGCTATTAATGAAGCTTCGGCTCTCAATGCGGATGTGAGTTATGCCAATTTAGAAGGAGCTAACTTACAAGATTCTAACCTAGAAGACATTAATTTTGAGAGTTCTAATCTAAAGAATGCTAACTTACAAAATGCGAATTTAAACAATGCTTATTTAGTCAATACTAACTTGACTAATGCTAATTTAAGTTCAGCTAATTTAACTAACATTAATATGCAAGGAGTGAACTTAAGTTATGCTAACTTAATGGGAGCTAATTTAGACGGTTCTTATTTAGTTAATGCTAATTTGAGCCATGGTAACCTTGAATCAGCGCACTTAACAAGTATTAATATGAGTGGTGCTCAGTTAAGTAATGCTAACTTAAGCGAAGCTAAATTAACCGATTCCAACTTGAGTAATTCTAACTTGTGTAGTGCCACGATGCCTGATGGTTCGATTTCTCAAATTGGATGTACTGCTGTTAATCTTGACAAGTAA
- a CDS encoding TIR domain-containing protein, with protein sequence MTFDAIVKSNLPKSRPDYDVFISYSRRDKEFVRLLWEKLLEANYTVWVDWQDIPPAEDWRQEIYQGIEASHNFLFIISSHSLTSVFCQEELTYAINHNKRLIAIIIQEPQNEDINPDLAKINWIFCSGCNGQECDNFKQSFQQLLQALETDFNYVKYHTRLLMRAKEWENKQYNSDFLLLGTNLEEAEKWLAESQDKQPEATALQQKYIQTSRIIETEREAVELRLRRMTPQELRNRQTVLNKVNNYWIKGVLENSIHEQALIMLELEEHSDAVASPWNLTLQTSEKKPKQLSLDTSIISIFDQMGEGRTLLILGEPGSGKTTTLLQLTRHLINRANEGIDDRIPVVLNLSNWSVEKRNFTDWLVEELNSKYQVPKKVGKTWVQQQQLLLLLDGLDEVTVKHREKCLQTINQFHQNYSPEIVVCSRFKEYKELSSRLNFQKAIYLKPLQLTQVLDYLKSDQIKQSNLVTLIERDKTLQELVTSPLMLNLMILAYQDLSFQALPQTNIIEERRQQLFDRYIEQMFKRREIQPKYSKEQVIHWLNWLARRMTNFSTTVFLIEEMQPNWLLTNRQKYLYRLVIKILSVGIWASFHVGLLTGHQGYQITLNIDQAFRGMTYGLMGAFLYALLTIMIDESINPVIGRLFNSLILGIIYGLIFSVIYGNWIYGIAYGIIYGLIGLLIYRPIYSEKIEAVEGLKWSWVKAKNNLIFGLIIGICLRFGTSNELLPSLIFGLIISLIFGFDKDDEVDQKNMPNQGIWRSCHNSAKLFATIAILTGLFLGVLQIHSKMNDPAFIIDLDFVVVNAFIFGLAAALIGGQWSGITCIKHFTLRLVLGVNGYSPWNYAKFLSYTVEHIFLQKVGNGYVFVHRLLLDYFAKRYDQ encoded by the coding sequence ATGACTTTTGATGCCATAGTTAAATCCAATTTACCTAAATCCAGACCAGATTACGATGTTTTTATTTCTTACTCTCGTCGAGATAAGGAGTTTGTTCGTCTTTTGTGGGAAAAACTGCTAGAGGCTAATTATACAGTTTGGGTTGATTGGCAAGATATTCCCCCGGCTGAAGATTGGAGACAAGAGATTTATCAAGGCATTGAAGCGTCCCATAATTTTCTTTTTATTATCAGTTCCCATTCTCTTACGTCTGTTTTCTGTCAAGAAGAATTGACTTATGCTATTAATCATAATAAACGCCTGATTGCTATTATTATTCAAGAGCCACAAAACGAAGATATTAATCCCGACTTAGCGAAAATAAATTGGATTTTTTGTTCAGGATGTAATGGTCAAGAATGTGATAATTTTAAGCAAAGTTTTCAACAATTACTTCAAGCTCTTGAAACAGACTTTAATTATGTTAAATATCATACTCGTTTATTAATGCGAGCTAAAGAATGGGAAAATAAACAATACAATTCGGATTTTCTTTTATTAGGAACCAATTTAGAAGAAGCAGAAAAATGGTTAGCTGAAAGTCAAGATAAACAGCCTGAAGCTACTGCATTACAGCAAAAATATATACAAACCAGCCGAATTATTGAAACTGAACGAGAAGCAGTTGAATTAAGGCTACGTCGCATGACTCCTCAAGAGCTTCGTAATCGTCAAACAGTACTGAATAAAGTTAACAATTATTGGATTAAAGGCGTTCTGGAAAATTCTATTCATGAACAGGCGTTGATAATGTTAGAATTAGAAGAACATTCTGACGCAGTAGCCTCTCCTTGGAATCTAACGTTACAAACGTCTGAAAAAAAACCTAAACAATTGTCTTTAGATACTTCTATTATCTCGATTTTCGATCAAATGGGAGAAGGCAGAACATTGCTGATTCTAGGAGAACCAGGATCAGGCAAAACGACAACTTTATTACAATTAACTCGTCACTTAATTAACCGTGCTAATGAAGGGATTGATGACCGCATTCCAGTAGTTCTTAATCTCTCTAATTGGTCAGTTGAAAAACGTAATTTTACTGATTGGTTGGTGGAAGAACTCAACAGCAAATATCAAGTCCCCAAGAAAGTTGGAAAAACTTGGGTTCAACAACAGCAACTTCTTTTACTTTTAGATGGGTTAGATGAAGTAACAGTTAAGCATCGAGAAAAATGCTTACAAACTATCAATCAATTTCATCAAAACTATAGTCCAGAAATTGTTGTTTGTAGCCGTTTTAAAGAGTACAAAGAACTTTCTTCTCGTTTAAACTTTCAAAAGGCAATTTATTTAAAACCTCTACAGTTAACGCAGGTTTTGGATTACTTAAAAAGTGATCAAATCAAACAGTCTAATTTAGTGACTTTAATTGAGAGAGATAAAACTCTACAAGAATTAGTAACCTCTCCCTTAATGCTGAATCTTATGATTTTGGCTTATCAAGATCTATCTTTTCAAGCGTTACCGCAAACAAACATAATAGAAGAACGTCGTCAGCAACTCTTTGATAGATATATTGAGCAAATGTTTAAACGGCGAGAAATTCAACCCAAATATTCTAAAGAACAAGTTATCCATTGGCTGAATTGGTTAGCAAGACGAATGACTAACTTTTCGACAACGGTATTTTTAATAGAAGAAATGCAGCCGAACTGGCTATTAACTAACCGACAAAAATATCTATATCGCCTGGTAATTAAAATACTTAGTGTAGGAATTTGGGCAAGTTTTCATGTAGGGTTATTAACGGGACATCAAGGCTATCAAATTACTTTAAATATTGATCAAGCGTTTAGGGGAATGACCTATGGTTTGATGGGAGCTTTCTTATATGCTTTATTAACAATCATGATTGATGAATCAATTAATCCTGTTATTGGACGTTTATTTAATTCTCTTATTTTAGGTATAATTTACGGATTAATTTTTAGTGTAATTTATGGTAATTGGATCTATGGCATAGCCTATGGCATAATATATGGACTCATTGGATTATTAATTTATCGACCAATTTATAGCGAAAAAATAGAAGCAGTTGAAGGACTAAAATGGTCTTGGGTTAAAGCTAAAAACAATTTAATCTTTGGTTTGATTATAGGAATTTGCCTCCGGTTTGGAACTTCTAATGAATTGCTTCCTAGCCTTATTTTTGGATTAATAATATCATTGATTTTTGGATTTGACAAAGATGATGAAGTTGATCAAAAAAATATGCCAAACCAGGGAATCTGGAGATCTTGTCATAATAGCGCAAAATTGTTTGCGACGATCGCTATCCTAACTGGACTATTTTTAGGGGTACTTCAGATTCATTCAAAGATGAATGATCCTGCATTTATCATTGATTTAGATTTTGTAGTAGTTAATGCTTTCATTTTTGGGTTAGCTGCTGCCTTAATTGGGGGACAATGGTCAGGAATCACCTGTATTAAACATTTTACCTTGCGTTTAGTGCTTGGGGTTAATGGATACAGTCCTTGGAACTATGCAAAATTTTTAAGCTATACTGTTGAACACATTTTTTTACAAAAAGTTGGTAATGGTTATGTCTTTGTTCATCGACTATTACTTGACTATTTTGCTAAACGATATGATCAATAG
- a CDS encoding DUF4276 family protein → MKALLEVLLPRIIPSYVNFKCIAHRGKQDLEKSIPRKLKAWNTPAKFIIIRDQDSGDCLEIKQQLFDLCQQSGRSDVLIRIVCHELESWFLGDLAAVEKAFKLRTGKLNQKQNNTKYKNPDRLNSAKQELKKLGSNYSHFNLK, encoded by the coding sequence ATGAAAGCATTGTTAGAGGTTCTGCTACCGAGAATTATCCCAAGTTATGTTAATTTTAAATGTATTGCTCATCGAGGCAAACAAGATCTTGAAAAATCTATTCCTCGAAAATTAAAAGCTTGGAACACACCAGCAAAATTTATCATTATCCGAGATCAAGATTCAGGAGATTGTCTTGAAATTAAACAACAACTTTTTGATTTATGCCAGCAATCTGGACGCTCAGATGTTCTCATTAGAATCGTTTGTCATGAACTAGAATCTTGGTTTTTAGGTGACTTAGCTGCTGTTGAAAAAGCTTTTAAGCTAAGAACAGGAAAATTAAATCAAAAACAGAATAATACAAAATATAAAAATCCTGATCGACTTAATTCAGCCAAACAAGAACTCAAAAAATTGGGAAGCAACTATAGTCATTTCAATTTAAAGTGA
- the ileS gene encoding isoleucine--tRNA ligase, with the protein MTEPKSYKDTVNLPQTDFSMRANAVQREPEIQQFWTENCIYEQLSQNNPEDLFILHDGPPYANGSLHMGHALNKTLKDIINKYKLLRGHKVRYVPGWDCHGLPIELKVLQSMKSEEREGLTPLKLRRKARDFALKTQQEQAEGFKRYGVWGDWENPYLTLTPEYEAAQIGVFGQMALKGYIYRGLKPVHWSPSSRTALAEAELEYPEGHTSQSIFAAFPIIKSSKDAQEILDPFLSNLGVAIWTTTPWTLPGNLAVALNPELTYAIVEQTSNLCNYQYIIVAADLVERLSATFSTELTVKATLPGQILEHTIYRHPLYDRESEIVIGGDYVTTESGTGLVHTAPGHGQEDYIVGQRYGLQVLSPVDDAGNFTEEAGQFSGLNVLKDANQAIINELKNKGSLLKEEPYLHKYPYDWRTKKPTIFRATEQWFASVEGFREAALEAIKSVNWIPPQGENRITPMVSDRSDWCISRQRSWGVPIPVFYNEETNEPLLTEETINHVQAIIAKQGSDAWWELSIEELLPEQYKKDAHKYRRGTDTMDVWFDSGSSWAAVAKQREELKYPVDIYLEGSDQHRGWFQSSLLTSVAVNGIAPYKTVLTHGFVLDEKGHKMSKSLGNIVDPLVIINGGKNQKQEPPYGADVLRLWVSSVDYSSDVPIGQTILKQLSDVYRKIRNTARFLLGNLHDFDPEKDTVSYDQLPELDQYMLHRITEVFTEVTDAFEKFQFFRFFQTVQNFCVVDLSNFYLDIAKDRLYISDTNSLRRRSCQTVLKVAVESLAKAIAPVLCHMAEDIWQFLPYKTPYQSVFASGWVEMQKQWERPELTASWGKLRQIRTEVNKVLEQARNEKAIGSSLDAKVLLYVSDQDFKKQLESFNPNDSLKGNQVDELRYLVLASQVELVDSLEAIKKADYQSESELVSVGVVKAEGQKCDRCWNYSTKVGEFSDDPTICERCNAALVGEF; encoded by the coding sequence GTGACAGAACCCAAAAGCTACAAAGACACCGTAAACTTACCCCAGACTGATTTTAGTATGCGCGCGAACGCCGTACAACGTGAGCCAGAAATCCAACAATTTTGGACAGAAAACTGTATTTATGAGCAGCTATCTCAAAATAATCCAGAAGACTTATTTATTCTGCACGATGGTCCTCCTTACGCTAACGGGTCGCTCCACATGGGTCACGCTTTGAACAAAACCCTCAAGGATATTATCAATAAATACAAGCTACTACGGGGTCATAAAGTCCGCTACGTTCCAGGGTGGGACTGTCACGGACTCCCTATTGAATTAAAAGTGTTACAAAGCATGAAGTCCGAAGAACGGGAGGGTCTAACCCCTCTCAAACTTCGTCGCAAAGCACGAGATTTTGCCCTTAAAACCCAACAGGAACAGGCCGAAGGTTTCAAACGGTATGGAGTTTGGGGAGACTGGGAAAACCCCTATTTAACCCTAACTCCTGAATACGAGGCCGCCCAAATTGGCGTTTTTGGTCAGATGGCACTCAAAGGCTATATTTATCGAGGGCTCAAACCTGTTCACTGGAGTCCCAGTTCTCGGACTGCTTTAGCAGAAGCGGAATTAGAATACCCAGAAGGTCATACGTCTCAGAGTATTTTTGCAGCATTTCCTATTATCAAATCCTCAAAAGATGCCCAAGAAATTTTAGATCCTTTTCTCTCCAATTTAGGGGTTGCTATTTGGACAACAACCCCCTGGACGCTGCCTGGTAACTTAGCCGTTGCCTTGAATCCTGAATTAACTTATGCGATTGTTGAACAAACTTCTAACTTGTGTAACTATCAGTATATCATCGTTGCAGCCGATTTAGTCGAGCGGTTATCAGCTACTTTTTCGACTGAGTTAACGGTTAAAGCAACATTACCAGGACAGATTTTAGAACATACGATTTATCGTCATCCTTTGTATGATCGAGAAAGTGAAATTGTTATCGGTGGTGACTATGTTACCACAGAATCAGGGACAGGATTAGTTCATACTGCACCTGGTCACGGACAAGAAGATTATATCGTCGGTCAACGCTATGGCTTACAAGTTCTTTCTCCTGTAGATGACGCGGGAAATTTTACAGAAGAAGCCGGACAATTTTCAGGATTAAATGTGTTAAAAGATGCCAACCAAGCCATTATTAATGAGCTAAAAAATAAAGGATCATTACTTAAAGAAGAACCCTATCTTCATAAATATCCATACGACTGGCGCACGAAAAAACCGACTATCTTTCGTGCAACTGAACAGTGGTTTGCCTCGGTAGAAGGCTTTCGTGAGGCTGCTTTAGAAGCCATTAAATCTGTTAATTGGATTCCCCCTCAAGGTGAAAATCGTATCACTCCAATGGTTAGCGATCGCTCAGATTGGTGTATCTCCCGTCAGCGTAGTTGGGGTGTTCCTATTCCAGTTTTTTATAATGAAGAAACGAACGAACCGTTATTAACGGAAGAAACCATTAATCATGTTCAAGCTATCATTGCTAAACAGGGTTCTGATGCTTGGTGGGAACTATCTATTGAGGAATTATTGCCCGAACAATATAAAAAAGATGCTCATAAATACCGTAGGGGAACTGATACAATGGATGTCTGGTTTGACTCTGGTTCTTCTTGGGCAGCCGTAGCCAAACAACGGGAAGAATTAAAGTATCCGGTTGATATCTATTTGGAAGGAAGCGATCAACATCGAGGGTGGTTTCAATCTAGTTTATTAACCAGTGTAGCAGTTAATGGCATTGCTCCCTATAAAACTGTGTTAACCCATGGTTTTGTCCTCGATGAAAAGGGACACAAAATGAGTAAATCTTTGGGTAATATTGTTGACCCTTTGGTGATTATTAATGGGGGTAAAAACCAAAAACAAGAGCCTCCCTATGGGGCTGATGTACTAAGATTATGGGTGTCCTCGGTTGACTATTCCTCGGATGTTCCCATTGGTCAAACTATCCTCAAACAATTATCCGATGTTTACCGCAAAATTCGTAATACTGCCCGATTTTTATTGGGAAATTTGCACGATTTTGATCCCGAAAAAGATACCGTTTCCTATGACCAATTACCCGAATTAGATCAATATATGCTGCATCGTATTACCGAGGTTTTTACTGAAGTAACTGATGCGTTTGAGAAGTTTCAATTTTTCCGTTTCTTCCAAACAGTACAGAATTTTTGTGTTGTAGATCTGTCGAATTTTTATTTAGATATTGCCAAAGACAGACTCTATATTTCTGATACTAATTCCTTGCGTCGTCGCAGTTGCCAAACGGTTTTAAAAGTTGCCGTGGAAAGTTTAGCCAAAGCGATCGCCCCTGTATTATGCCACATGGCCGAGGATATCTGGCAATTTTTGCCCTACAAGACTCCTTATCAGTCCGTCTTCGCGTCCGGATGGGTGGAAATGCAAAAACAGTGGGAACGACCCGAATTGACCGCTTCTTGGGGCAAATTACGGCAGATCCGCACGGAAGTCAATAAGGTACTAGAACAGGCCAGAAATGAGAAAGCGATCGGGTCTTCTTTGGATGCAAAAGTATTACTTTATGTCTCAGATCAAGACTTCAAAAAACAGCTAGAAAGCTTCAACCCTAATGATAGTTTAAAAGGGAATCAAGTCGATGAATTGCGCTATCTGGTTTTAGCTTCCCAAGTGGAATTAGTCGATAGTTTAGAGGCTATCAAAAAGGCAGACTATCAAAGCGAGTCTGAATTGGTATCTGTTGGGGTAGTTAAAGCAGAGGGACAGAAGTGCGATCGCTGTTGGAACTATTCAACAAAAGTGGGAGAATTTAGCGATGATCCCACCATTTGTGAACGGTGTAATGCTGCCTTAGTCGGTGAGTTTTAG